The following nucleotide sequence is from Saccharomyces kudriavzevii IFO 1802 strain IFO1802 genome assembly, chromosome: 5.
TAATCATTACTATCGAGGTGCGCAGATCGTTTTCAAGCTCACACTTGATCTAGAATTTCGTTCACAGCGGCAAGTGGCCCTTTATCATAGACTGTCTCGAGCGAGTGGGTTAACTGCGCAACAAAGGCCTTGTTTTCACGAATCTCAGGACTGAAAAGAACTTCGATGTTCAGCAATTCGTGGGGATCTCTACCGCCCTTAACGGCAGCTGCCTTCAAAATTGGGGCCATAGGGTCCTCAATTTCAAATGGTTTTCCGTCCATGTCAACACCGGTCAGATAACGGAACCAACCAGCGACACACACGGCCAGCAGCTTGTACTTGCCATTTGGTTTACGTAGCTGCTCGTAGATGGAGGGTAAAACGTACTTAGGCATCTTACCTGAGCCCATCAAACAGATACGGGCAACGGTGTCCTGAATTGCTGGGTTAGAGAATCTTTCCAACACAGACGCAGTGTACTCTTCGAAATCGACGCCTGGCACTTTGGGTAACAATGGGATAACTTCCTCATGCATTAGAACACGGATATACTTGTTGATAGTTGGGTCGTTGACAACCTCATGTATATAGGTGTAGCCTGCCAAGTATCCCAAGTATCCCATAGCGGAGTGCCCACCGTTAAGCAGACGTAGCTTCATCAATTCATAGGAGTCCACGTCCTTGACAACCTGGACGCCAACAAGTTCCCAAGGAGGACGACCGTCAGAGAAGTTGTCTTCAAGAACCCATTGGATGAAAGGCTCGGCAACAACCGGACATTGGTCCTTAATACCCCATGTGTCAGCGACGTACTTACGCTCCTTGTCGGTACAGCGTGGTGTCACACGATCAACCATGCTGTTGGGAGAAGTGACCTTGTCTTCAATCCAAGCAgcgaatttttcatccttctttAACTTGGCAAACGCAACAAGCATAGTCTTGACTGTGACACCGTTCTGGGGCATGTTATCGCACGACATGATGGTGAAGGGAGTGAGGCCTTTTTTGTAACGCAGTAATAGAGCCTCATACAGGTACCCGTAGAGAGTGTCCGGCTTCTCTGGGTGATTCAAATCGTTGACAATCTCGGGAGCATCAGCCATCAAAGAGTTTGTTGCCTCACTGTGGTAGTAACCGTTTTCGGTGACGGTCAGAGATACAATGTGTGTGTCTGGACTGgccatcttttcaataacagCTCTTGGATCATCGGGTGCGTACATATAGGCGGTGATGGAACCGACAACGTAGGCATTGGCGTCTTTGATACCGCGCTCCACGACGGTGTACAGGCAATCTTGGGCCTTCATGGCATCGCGCATAGCAGCATCTGCCTTCATTAAACCAACACCGCAGATGGACCAGTCTTTCAAATTGTGGTCTTGCATCAAGCGATGCATGAAAACGGCCAAATGGGAACGGTGGAATGCACCGACCCCTAGATGGACGATCCCTTGTTTAACACCTTCTCTGTTGTAAGTAGGTATTGGTAAGGCAGATTGAAAACTCTTAAGAGTTTTAGCGTTCAAACTGGCAGTTTTTGTttcgttttgttttgtcattttcttatattgttactttttttccttttataTCTATTTTATCTCTGAATGTGAAGAACAATACCGAGAAGAAGCCACTACCAATTCTACAATTCTACAATTCTACAATCGCTGCTTGCTATTTATATGTGAAACTCAATGAAGTTGAGCGATATTTCAGATTCCGAGCAGGTAGTCATCCCATCTTTTCCCACCTCCCTGAAACATGGCGATTTCTCTCTTAGCTAACGTAATCTAGCAGGTTGTTTCTGTTCTCACCGAGACGTGCGACGCAAGAGAACGTACGAGATCTCTGTCGCTACTTTCCCCCCCACAATTAGTTCGAAAGCTGAACTGATTAGTTTCTGGCGAAAAGCTTATGCGATGACGTATGCTTGTGGTGCGTGCCGCAACCAAAAATGGCGAGCTAAAAATACAAGAACAGTTAATGCAAGGAGAGTTGTTTGTTGGGCTCATTCTACTGCAACGGCACCCACGCCAAGAAAACTAGCAACTGAGTGGTGGGGTGGCGTGGGGACGCAGGCACAAAGgcaaaaaccaaaaaggATTCCGACAGGCACAACGCCCCCACGCTGCATTACCCCGCGACCCCTTATTTGCTAAGACGCCCTGCAGGAGACTGCGTGCCAGGCACATATGGGTGCAGAAAATAAGGTTTTTCGGGGTCAGTTTCTGGCAAGCAACACACAcgatgatattattgagACTGGCGGGCTACGTTTAGCTTCAGTTCGGCATACATCGGGCGGGCGTTCCCGAGGCGGTATGACGAACAAACCTCGTTCAGAACTTGTTGTCTTTATTGGCCATCGCGATTCATCTTGTTGCATATAATGCTTCACTTGTTTCCGATCGCGTATCTCCTTTCTCCGGTCTCACATCGTCGAACTCTGTTACGTAGGCAGAATAACCACCGCTACTGCCAAAATGCATGATGGCAAGCAACGCTTTCTTATTGTCTTTGTAGCTAACTATTCGACATATAAAACAGCACGTTTCTCGAGCTACCGAACGCTGTGAAGACAATGGTCAAGTGCGGAGAGAAACCAAGAAGCCAAAAGACCAACGAACaaaaatcaaggaaaaagcaTGTCTCAATCCACTAATCCTGCAATTGTTTTAAGAAAAGTCGAGACATTGCGATCGAGCAAAGACCAGTTCCTGCCATTGATGATCCACATTATGTCAAGCTAGCTATAAAAGCTACCGGGTGTGCACTCCAACAAGCTGGCTGGGGGTCGTTTTGGCACTAGAGTGGTTGTGTTTGGTGCTGGTCCGGTGGGGCTGTTGAGTGCAGTCGCGCGCGCGTCCGGCGCCAGTGACGTCATTTTCGTTGATGTGTTTGACAACAAGTTGCAGAGGGCAAAGGACTTCGGTGCCACTGGCAGACGAGGTCGAAAGGCTCTTGGGCGGACATCATGCAGATGTCGTGTTCGAGTGTTCGGGCGCTGATATCTGCATTGACGCCGGTGTCAAAACCAGCAAAATTGGAGGAACCATGGGCAAAAACTACACCAACTTTCCAATTGCAGAAGTAGATGGcaagaaaatgagattAATCGGATGTTTCCGTTATTCGTTCGGCAATTACCGCGACGCAGTGAACTTGGTTGCTTCGGGAAAAGTCAATGTCAAGCCCTTGATAACGCACAGATTCAAGTTCGAGGACGCGGCTAAGGCCTATGATTACAATATCGCAAATGGCGGCGAGGTGGTCAAGACCATCATTGCCGGCCCTGAATGAGGGGCGAGTTTTCGGACGGGTTTTTATTATCGCACATGCAGTTTGAACTTCACCTTTTCGTCTTAGCGAGTTTTTCTGCCTACTGTTTTTAGATCTGTACAcatttatatacatacgaatatgaatatgaaaaaaatcataatatttttaaataACACACAATTCTCAGGCATCCTGGGCGAGTCAGCAAGCTCATAGCAAAATCAGAGCCGTGGAACGACATGCATTCTACGCAACATCACAAAGCAGTGTGCGCTGCAAATGTGAAAATATGAGAAAAGGCCCTTTTGTTTGAGACTGGAAAAATGAACGTCGAAGCCTCTGTATGATGTGGTGGAAAGACATGTTGGATCTCAACATTTCATGAATCCGGCCATTGTATACAATCCTCCACGGAACGATCTAACTTATCCACCTCGTCCagctttcctttttctgtTGTACGCAGACCCAGAAAAGCTCgaagaaaactaaaaagGGAAAGCATTGTCGGACCTATTCGTCTTCCAGGCACCCCGTCCTTAAGCGATCACGTCATAAAAATTGCCTCGTTGCTTTCATGAAATTCAACGAATGTtggtaataataataaataaagattGCAGAATCTTAACATTAGGTTTAGACTTAAACTTTACCCCCGCCCCCACAATCAGATGGTATGATTGAGtatccttcttttccttattttcttttcttttttctttcttccgTTTCGTTcccttctcttcttttcttcttctcgAGAGGTATAGTGTGGGAGCGGTTGCGAAGGGGTAAAACAAAACTCAGAAACTTTGACGAACATCCTGTAGTGCGATCAGCATCAATCGGAATCCGAATCCTTGCTGGACCTGTTCACGAAAAATAGCGAAAACTGTAGTGAAGCCAACACATATATAAGATAAAAATTTGCTTCTTAAAATGTAGTGTTAGCACTCTAATAGTTAGCGACAGGTTTTTTTGCCAAGCATATACAGACAGCAAAGTTGTTATAATGGAACCTATATCTTCAGTATCCTCATCCCAAGGCAGTATGagagaaacaaaacaaacCCAAAATGTAGAAGTACTCCCACAGACGCCGGGTGAAAGCAAAGAAAGACCCAACTGCAGACACATTGAGTCTGTTGGTGACTACATTCTGATTGGcgaccaatttttcaaaaaaagcgATTTCGTGAATACCTTCTTGGAAGACTCCGGTCCCGAGATGAGCAATGAGCAACCAAGACAAGCTGCTTTTGCAAATCCTCTTCCACTTGGGTTGGCCTCTTTCTCGTTCATGTGTTTGACGTTAGGATTGGCTAATGCAAGAGTGCGCGGAGTCACCAATCTCTACCTGTTGAACGCgtcctttatttttggtgGCGCCGTTGTTTTGCTGTCAGGGCTGCTGTCCTTCTGTGTTGGTGACACCTTTTGTATGACAGTCTTTGGCTCATTTGGGGGGTTTTGGATAAGTTGGGGGTGTCTAAACCTCGAGCAATTCGGTGTGGCCAAAGCCTATGCCGATAACCCTCAGGAAATGCAGAACATACTAGGGTTTTACCTCGCCGGATGGACCGTGTTTAATTTCTTGGTCATGGTATGCTCCATGAAGAGCACTTGGGGGATATTTCTACTTCTACTTTTCCTAGACTTGACGTTTTTAATGTTGTGCATCGGCTCTTTCACGCAAAGTGTCAATGCGTTCATGGCAGGGGGATATTTTGGTATATTGAGCAGCTGTTGTGGTTGGTATTCATTATATTGTTCAATCGCGAACAAGGATAGTACCTATGTTCCTCTGATTGCATACCCAATGCCAGGAGCTCATATTGTGTAATTGTGTAACAGACACTGTGTGATGCCTGATTCGTTCGTTTTTTGGCCAGAAAATGGGTAATGCAGCTTAGCTCGAGGGGAGATTTTCCATACAAGTAATTATGTGTAGTTGAATTCGTAAATAATACAGGCCCGTGGATCTAACATAGTATTGCAACGGGGTGTTATAGTATTTCATTACTGAAgcagaaagaagaaattgggGAGGTGGTCAATAAGGTGGAGCTAGGTTTGTTTAAAAGAAGTGGAATGGCAAGACCGCCGTATGACTGCTGGGTATGATGCTCCTTTTGGGTAGCCATGCATTGTTCGAGTCATCCGAGTCACTCAACACTGATTCAGCCAGGTTTAGGGAAGTTCGGAGCTAGTAGCAAAGGCTTCAGAAATCCAACAAAAAGTGGTATTCCCTCTTTCTCTGCTCTATATATAACAGAGAGTTTTTAGAAGATTCACTCTTATGTTCCCGATGGCTTGGCTAATGCGTAGCACTTCGCGACTCACCAAGCTTCAGAAAATATGTGTGAGCATCAATTAACCCAAGAAGATCTcgaatttgataaaaagCACATTTGGCACCCATACACATCTATAATCACTCCATTGAAAGTATACCCTGTTAGCAAAGCTGAGGGCTCTTACTTGTATCTCGATGATGGTAGTAAGGTAGTGGACGGTATGGCAAGTTGGTGGTGTGTTCAGCAAGGGTATAACAACCCTAGGTTAAATGCGGCCGCCATTTCGCAGATTAACAAAATGTCCCATGTGATGTTTGGTGGGATTACTCATAAGCCTGCCATAGATTTTTGTAGAAAGTTGCTATCCTTATTGCCAGACGACTTGGAATGCGCTTTATTAGCCGATTCCGGTTCTATCTCTGTCGACATTGCAATGAAAATGGCTTTACGGTACCATAATTCATTAGGGTATAcgtcaaaaaaaaggttcCTAACCATTAAGAAGGGATACCACGGTGATGCGTTTGGGGCCGTGTCGGTTTGCGATCCAGTCAATTCCAGACACAGTGCATACAACGGATTCCTCGCTGAGAACATATTCTGTAAAGCACCAGAGATCCGGtttgactgttctgaaGAGGATGTTGAGCAATTGGTCGAGGAGCTCGATGTGAAACCATTTGCGAGACTTATCGAGGACAACCATAACGAAATTTCCGGTGTTGTGATGGAGAGCATTGTGCAAGGCGCAGGCGGTCTAAGAATGTACCATCCGTATTTCTTGAAGCGTGTCCGTGAACTCTGCTGCGAGTTCAACATTTTACTGATCCTCGACGAGGTTGCAGTGGGTCTTGGAAGAACAGGCATGCTCTTTGGATTCGAACATGCAGGAGTAGTGCCAGACATAGTATGTTTAGGGAAGACGTTGACAGCTGGGTACTTGACGCTATCTGCGACTGTCACTACCAGAAAGATTGGCAATCAAATCTCCATTGGACCTGACGGCTGCTTCATGCATGGCCAAACCTATATGGCCAATCCACTGGCATGCGCCGTTGCAAGTGAAAACTTGTCAATTTTGATGGAGGGCAAATGGAAATCTCAAGTTTGCCAAATAGAAACTCAGTTGAAAAAGGAGCTCTTGCCCTTGTTAGAGCATCCTATTGTAGCTGATGTAAGAATTCTAGGAGCTATAGGTGTCGTGGAAGTCATGAAGCGTGTGGATGTCGAAGATTTACAGGAGCGATTTGTCAAGGCAGGAGCATGGATTAGACCTTTCAACAATATAATCTACATTCTCCCTCCCTATATAATCACTTCTCAAGAGTTGACCATCTTAACAGAAGCTATTAAGTATGTGCTTGACTTTATTTAACTCCGGTTGGTATAACACGAATTGATATTACATAAAAAATAGATGCGAAACAAGTGACTTTTTCCTCAATTATCTCGGTGCGAAACCATACATAAAGACATACATACGTGATTATAGCAAAGAACACGAAATAACATGTCATGTAATTGTGTGAGGCGCCGCCCTGACTATTAGCATTGGCTATGACTCGCTGGGTTGGACGGAGACATCTTTCCTGAGCTTTTTTAAAGGAAAGTAAATGCGAATTCAAAGGATGCAGCACTTTTAGTCATCTGCACCTAGCAGAAACGTAAAGGGATGATTAACCTGAAGGCAACCTTTTCTAGTCACCCTTGCTCAACAGAAACGTAAACGCATGGGCGATCGAATGCAACTATTTCAGTAAAAAATCCTGATGTGAGCTAGCGCTCTATGGGTTCCCAGGACTTATAAAAGCCGAACTAAATGAAGATATCGGAATGGCATAATAGTTAGTGGTTTATCCTTTCTCTCGTTGGTGGAAAAGTATCGAAAATAACGCAATAAGAACAATGAATACAACAAGTACAATGAACACAAAATCACTCAACTTTTATGAGCCGTATGAAATTGATGGTCAGAAGTATATTACTATGGCAAAAAAGGATGATCTTGGAGCATATGAGCCTGGCCTAACGCAAGAAGCATTCACAGCCAGAGACAAGTCGGATTATGCCGACATTACGCAAAAGCTAGAAAAATACGGCGTTTGCGTAATCCCAAACTTCATAGATCCCTCAAAGTGTGATGAAATACTGGAGGAAATCGACCCGCATTTCTATAGGTACAGCTCATGGCAGGGTTCGCCCTTTCCGAAGGAAACTACGGTCGTGACAAGGTCCGTACTCCACTCGCCCATCATCTTAAAGGATGTTGTATCCAACGGGTTGTTCTGTGACATGGCAAGCCATTTTCTAGACGAGCAAAATTACTTCATGACTGGAAATGTCATCAGAAAATGTTCTAGTGGTATTCAACTCAACTCTGGTATTGTGTACAAGGTTGGGGCTGGCGCTGCAAACCAGGGCTATCACCGAGAAGATCACATCCACCATACTATCCATCAAGCATGTGAACGATTTCAATACGGAAAGGAAACATTATTCGGGGTAGGTGTTGCTTTCACAGATATGAACAAACTCAACGGGGCTACCCGTGTAATTGTTGGTTCCCACTTATGGGGTCCACACGATTCCTGCGGCAACTTCGATAAGAGGTTGGAATTTCATGTGGAGGCTGCAAAGGGCGAtgctgttttatttttgggcAGCCTCTACCATGCAGCCAGCGCGAATCAAACTTTGAAGGATAGAATTGctggatattttttcatgtcTCAGGGCTATttaaaacaagaagaaaacctTCACTTCGGAACagatcttgaatttttcaaggataTGTCGCTGAACAATTTGCAACTCTTGGGACTCAGGACTGGCGAGCCATATTGCGGGCATATAGACTACAAGAGCCCAGGACATCTTGCCAATCCTGAGCTGTTTGAGAATGAGAATGAGACTGAGAATGGATATTATGGGGAGACTATCAAAGTTACTTATAATGATAAGTGACTGAAAAGAAGTATAGTTTGTTAATATAAATGGAATAATAATTAGTTATGagaattgaatatttcaggaaaagttgaaaatagttagaaaaaataaaagaaagagattcattataagaaagaagagtaatgatattatatataGTAGCGTCCGTATGGATATATGAAAACattatggttttttttaaggTGGCATTAAGGGTGAGATGAATTGTCAGTTGGCCAGATGATGGTAATATTTATGTTCTGGGTATGATTATGGTCATGTTCAATATTTTATGGCAGGTATTGCTGTGGAGTGGAAGTTGCAGtgttatattctatagtgcccgtgtgcgtatgtaATCACGTTATAGTATAACGCATGGAGTGATGATATTGGAAGTACAGGAACCTTGAACTTGGGCTGATATGGTAATCATTTATGTTCCTGTGACGGGTGAATACCATGCAGAGGATATATAAGAGGAAAGTAGAGGGCACGGGGGTGAcgtgatggtggtgatgcGATGGTGATTGTATGTTGTTCATGTTAGCAATGGCATTATGTAGAAGCTGATATATGGTCAAGATGTTACAGTATTGAAGCAATGGGTGCAGTTGTATGGTCCACAAGGATGTGTGTTTGATTATGGATAGTAGATGTGACAGAAAACAGGGTATGAATTACTGAGGTGAGTGCCATATATAGTGATGAGAAGTGCTGTAGCAGTATTCTGTAGTGTCCGTGTGAGTATGTGCTGGATACGATATCTAttggccagtaaaatcttgtgacatttgttgggattcatttttgataagattAATAATGTTATGCAGATAGAATTACTAGAAGTgctcctcatggatttaggaatccacgaaagggaatcgacaattttacataatattattcttatttcttccttcattttatgcgtcgttattcattgatcctattgcattatcaatccttgcatttcagcttccactGATCTGATAACtcttgtcatcttcttaacaccgtatatgataatcttctatttACGTGATCGAACGCATCAATCAGCTGaactagtaattgatggatagttgattattgtttcaaGATGATACAAGAGTAAAAGTATGaggtgaaagaaaagtgcAATTGATTGACAGAGCGGATATTGTAGGATGACACAGTGGCACATGATATATAGATGATCGGTTGGCGGCGGTATTACATAATAACATCCGTATGAGTATATATCCTACCATGTCTGCTCTCTACAttgctttttcattcaaaattattggtTTTCCTAGCCGCACGCAGGCATCCCGcgcatttctttttctcaaagaaagcggaaaaaaaacaaaaaaaaaaaaaagtataaatAGTGGA
It contains:
- the SKDI05G2690 gene encoding mannitol dehydrogenase family protein, which codes for MTKQNETKTASLNAKTLKSFQSALPIPTYNREGVKQGIVHLGVGAFHRSHLAVFMHRLMQDHNLKDWSICGVGLMKADAAMRDAMKAQDCLYTVVERGIKDANAYVVGSITAYMYAPDDPRAVIEKMASPDTHIVSLTVTENGYYHSEATNSLMADAPEIVNDLNHPEKPDTLYGYLYEALLLRYKKGLTPFTIMSCDNMPQNGVTVKTMLVAFAKLKKDEKFAAWIEDKVTSPNSMVDRVTPRCTDKERKYVADTWGIKDQCPVVAEPFIQWVLEDNFSDGRPPWELVGVQVVKDVDSYELMKLRLLNGGHSAMGYLGYLAGYTYIHEVVNDPTINKYIRVLMHEEVIPLLPKVPGVDFEEYTASVLERFSNPAIQDTVARICLMGSGKMPKYVLPSIYEQLRKPNGKYKLLAVCVAGWFRYLTGVDMDGKPFEIEDPMAPILKAAAVKGGRDPHELLNIEVLFSPEIRENKAFVAQLTHSLETVYDKGPLAAVNEILDQV
- the SKDI05G2700 gene encoding uncharacterized protein is translated as MCLTTSCRGQRTSVPLADEVERLLGGHHADVVFECSGADICIDAGVKTSKIGGTMGKNYTNFPIAEVDGKKMRLIGCFRYSFGNYRDAVNLVASGKVNVKPLITHRFKFEDAAKAYDYNIANGGEVVKTIIAGPE
- the SKDI05G2710 gene encoding acetate uptake transporter family protein, giving the protein MEPISSVSSSQGSMRETKQTQNVEVLPQTPGESKERPNCRHIESVGDYILIGDQFFKKSDFVNTFLEDSGPEMSNEQPRQAAFANPLPLGLASFSFMCLTLGLANARVRGVTNLYLLNASFIFGGAVVLLSGLLSFCVGDTFCMTVFGSFGGFWISWGCLNLEQFGVAKAYADNPQEMQNILGFYLAGWTVFNFLVMVCSMKSTWGIFLLLLFLDLTFLMLCIGSFTQSVNAFMAGGYFGILSSCCGWYSLYCSIANKDSTYVPLIAYPMPGAHIV
- the SKDI05G2720 gene encoding uncharacterized protein, giving the protein MCEHQLTQEDLEFDKKHIWHPYTSIITPLKVYPVSKAEGSYLYLDDGSKVVDGMASWWCVQQGYNNPRLNAAAISQINKMSHVMFGGITHKPAIDFCRKLLSLLPDDLECALLADSGSISVDIAMKMALRYHNSLGYTSKKRFLTIKKGYHGDAFGAVSVCDPVNSRHSAYNGFLAENIFCKAPEIRFDCSEEDVEQLVEELDVKPFARLIEDNHNEISGVVMESIVQGAGGLRMYHPYFLKRVRELCCEFNILLILDEVAVGLGRTGMLFGFEHAGVVPDIVCLGKTLTAGYLTLSATVTTRKIGNQISIGPDGCFMHGQTYMANPLACAVASENLSILMEGKWKSQVCQIETQLKKELLPLLEHPIVADVRILGAIGVVEVMKRVDVEDLQERFVKAGAWIRPFNNIIYILPPYIITSQELTILTEAIKYVLDFI
- the SKDI05G2730 gene encoding phytanoyl-CoA dioxygenase family protein, whose amino-acid sequence is MNTTSTMNTKSLNFYEPYEIDGQKYITMAKKDDLGAYEPGLTQEAFTARDKSDYADITQKLEKYGVCVIPNFIDPSKCDEILEEIDPHFYRYSSWQGSPFPKETTVVTRSVLHSPIILKDVVSNGLFCDMASHFLDEQNYFMTGNVIRKCSSGIQLNSGIVYKVGAGAANQGYHREDHIHHTIHQACERFQYGKETLFGVGVAFTDMNKLNGATRVIVGSHLWGPHDSCGNFDKRLEFHVEAAKGDAVLFLGSLYHAASANQTLKDRIAGYFFMSQGYLKQEENLHFGTDLEFFKDMSLNNLQLLGLRTGEPYCGHIDYKSPGHLANPELFENENETENGYYGETIKVTYNDK